Proteins encoded by one window of Calonectris borealis chromosome 32, bCalBor7.hap1.2, whole genome shotgun sequence:
- the CALM3 gene encoding calmodulin-3 isoform X2: protein MRSLGQNPTEAELQDMINEVDADGNGTIDFPEFLTMMARKMKDTDSEEEIREAFRVFDKDGNGYISAAELRHVMTNLGEKLTDEEVDEMIREADIDGDGQVNYEEFVQMMTAK from the exons ATGCGCTCGCTGGGCCAGAACCCCACCGAGGCCGAGCTGCAGGACATGATCAACGAGGTGGACGCCGACG GCAACGGCACCATCGACTTTCCCGAGTTCCTCACCATGATGGCGAGGAAGATGAAGGACACGGACAGCGAGGAGGAGATCCGCGAGGCTTTCCGTGTCTTCGACAAG GACGGGAACGGGTACATCAGCGCGGCGGAGCTGCGGCACGTGATGACCAACCTGGGGGAGAAGCTGACGGACGAGGAGGTGGACGAGATGATCCGAGAGGCTGACATCGACGGTGACGGACAGGTCAACTACGAGG AGTTCGTGCAGATGATGACGGCGAAGTGA
- the LOC142074017 gene encoding uncharacterized protein LOC142074017 isoform X3: MEFSLGSVMELLRLELKVALPQGLPQRAPRHPTKSRSWAKRLLVPAIKQEGIALSASFPKINPQEARWGNGKEETRKKAKEKASPAWQLLPYLGSFSRQEEEEPSPPGGPPTPLPGTEHSRKCATKPPGGTSGPPDVLGRNDGEKKKRNG; the protein is encoded by the exons ATGGAGTTCTCCCTCGGCAGTGTCATGGAGCTGCTGAG GCTGGAGCTGAAGGTGGCACTTCCTCAGGGTCTTCCTCAGAGGGCTCCACGACATCCAACCAAGAGCAGAAGTTGGGCGAAGAGGTTACTTGTTCCAGCAATAAAACAG GAAGGCATCGCCCTCTCTGCCTCCTTTCCCAAGATAAATCCCCAGGAAGCAAGATGGggaaatgggaaggaagaaacaaggaagaaagcaaaggaaaaggcaTCTCCTGCCTG GCAGCTCCTACCATATCTGGGCAGCTTTTCCaggcaagaagaagaagaaccaAGTCCTCCAGGTGGTCCTCCAACCCCATTGCCCGGCACTGAACATTCAAG AAAATGTGCTACCAAACCCCCCGGTGGCACCTCGGGACCTCCCGACGTCTTGGGTCGAAacgatggagaaaaaaaaaaaagaaatggctga
- the CALM3 gene encoding calmodulin-3 isoform X1, which translates to MADQLTEEQIAEFKEAFSLFDKDGDGTITTKELGTVMRSLGQNPTEAELQDMINEVDADGNGTIDFPEFLTMMARKMKDTDSEEEIREAFRVFDKDGNGYISAAELRHVMTNLGEKLTDEEVDEMIREADIDGDGQVNYEEFVQMMTAK; encoded by the exons ATG GCTGACCAGCTCACCGAGGAGCAGATCGCag AGTTCAAGGAGGCGTTCTCGCTCTTCGACAAGGACGGGGACGGCACCATCACCACCAAGGAGCTGGGCACCGTCATGCGCTCGCTGGGCCAGAACCCCACCGAGGCCGAGCTGCAGGACATGATCAACGAGGTGGACGCCGACG GCAACGGCACCATCGACTTTCCCGAGTTCCTCACCATGATGGCGAGGAAGATGAAGGACACGGACAGCGAGGAGGAGATCCGCGAGGCTTTCCGTGTCTTCGACAAG GACGGGAACGGGTACATCAGCGCGGCGGAGCTGCGGCACGTGATGACCAACCTGGGGGAGAAGCTGACGGACGAGGAGGTGGACGAGATGATCCGAGAGGCTGACATCGACGGTGACGGACAGGTCAACTACGAGG AGTTCGTGCAGATGATGACGGCGAAGTGA
- the LOC142074017 gene encoding uncharacterized protein LOC142074017 isoform X2, giving the protein MAAGRVPQAPQSSACLESSSTALLGMAMAGASSSGSSYHIWAAFPGKKKKNQVLQVVLQPHCPALNIQENVLPNPPVAPRDLPTSWVETMEKKKKEMAEVEKEEKRRENQEQRRDEEFVGKATPNPSSLVGKREFGRFRRAMKRRRNGEKM; this is encoded by the exons ATGGCAGCCGGCAGGGTACCGCAAGCACCGCAGTCCTCGGCGTGCCTTGAGTCTTCTAGCACCGCGCTTCTGGGCATGGCCATGGCGGGTGCTTCGTCTTCCG GCAGCTCCTACCATATCTGGGCAGCTTTTCCaggcaagaagaagaagaaccaAGTCCTCCAGGTGGTCCTCCAACCCCATTGCCCGGCACTGAACATTCAAG AAAATGTGCTACCAAACCCCCCGGTGGCACCTCGGGACCTCCCGACGTCTTGGGTCGAAacgatggagaaaaaaaaaaaagaaatggctgaagtggaaaaggaggaaaaaaggagagaaaaccaaGAGCAACGGAGGGATGAg GAGTTTGTGGGAAAGGCGACTCCCAACCCTTCGTCCCTGGTGGGGAAGAGGGAATTTGGCCGATTTCGAAGGGCAATGAAGAGAAGGAGAAACGgggaaaagatgtaa
- the LOC142074017 gene encoding uncharacterized protein LOC142074017 isoform X4 produces the protein MGRKKQGRKQRKRHLLPGSSYHIWAAFPGKKKKNQVLQVVLQPHCPALNIQENVLPNPPVAPRDLPTSWVETMEKKKKEMAEVEKEEKRRENQEQRRDEEFVGKATPNPSSLVGKREFGRFRRAMKRRRNGEKM, from the exons atgggaaggaagaaacaaggaagaaagcaaaggaaaaggcaTCTCCTGCCTG GCAGCTCCTACCATATCTGGGCAGCTTTTCCaggcaagaagaagaagaaccaAGTCCTCCAGGTGGTCCTCCAACCCCATTGCCCGGCACTGAACATTCAAG AAAATGTGCTACCAAACCCCCCGGTGGCACCTCGGGACCTCCCGACGTCTTGGGTCGAAacgatggagaaaaaaaaaaaagaaatggctgaagtggaaaaggaggaaaaaaggagagaaaaccaaGAGCAACGGAGGGATGAg GAGTTTGTGGGAAAGGCGACTCCCAACCCTTCGTCCCTGGTGGGGAAGAGGGAATTTGGCCGATTTCGAAGGGCAATGAAGAGAAGGAGAAACGgggaaaagatgtaa
- the PPP5C gene encoding serine/threonine-protein phosphatase 5, producing MAEGERAESGGGPGPGRPPSPAEVERAEALKTRANEFFKGKDYENAVKYYSSAIELNPTNAIYYGNRSLAYLRTECYGYALADATRAVELDKKYVKGYYRRAASNMALGKFKAALRDYETVVKVRPNDKDAKLKYQECHKIVKQKAFERAIASDEHKRSVVDSLDIESMTIEDEYSGPKLDGGKVTLAFMKELMQWYKEQKKLHRKCAYQILVQVKEVLAKLPTLVETSLKETEKVTVCGDTHGQYYDLLNIFELNGLPSESNPYIFNGDFVDRGSFSVEVILTLFGFKLLYPDHFHLLRGNHETDNMNQIYGFEGEVKAKYTAQMFALFSEVFEWLPLAQCINGKVLIMHGGLFSEDGVTLDDIRKIERNRQPPDSGPMCDLLWSDPQPQNGRSVSKRGVSCQFGPDVTKSFLERNRLDYIIRSHEVKPEGYEVAHDGKCVTVFSAPNYCDQMGNKGSYIHLRGSDLRPDFHQFTAVPHPNVKPMMYANTLLQLGMM from the exons ggaaggacTACGAGAACGCGGTGAAGTACTACAGCAGCGCCATCGAACTGAACCCCACCAACGCCATCTACTATGGGAACCGGAGCTTGGCCTACCTGCGCACCGAGTGCTACGGCTACGCCCTGGCCGACGCCACGCGCGCCGTCGAGCTGGACAAGAAGTACGTCAAGGGCTACTACCGCCGCGCCGCCAGCAACATGGCCCTGGGCAAGTTCAAGGCCGCCCTCCGCGACTACGAGACG gtggtGAAGGTGAGGCCCAACGACAAGGACGCCAAGCTGAAGTACCAGGAGTGTCACAAGATCGTCAAGCAGAAGGCCTTCGAGCGCGCCATCGCCAGCGACGAGCACAAGCGCTCTGTCGTCGACTCCCTCGACATCGAGAGCATGA CCATCGAGGACGAGTACAGCGGTCCCAAACTGGACGGTGGCAAAGTGACGTTGGCTTTCATGAAGGAGCTGATGCAGTGGTACAAGGAGCAGAAGAAACTCCACCGAAAATGTGCCTACCAG ATCCTGGTGCAGGTGAAGGAGGTGCTGGCCAAGCTCCCCACGTTAGTAGAAACGTCGTTGAAAGAG ACGGAGAAGGTGACGGTGTGCGGGGACACCCACGGGCAGTACTACGACCTGCTGAACATCTTCGAACTCAACGGGTTGCCCTCCGAGTCAAACCCTTAC ATATTCAACGGGGACTTCGTGGATCGCGGGTCCTTCTCGGTGGAGGTCATCCTCACGCTCTTCGGCTTCAAGCTCCTCTATCCCGATCACTTCCACCTGCTCCGAG GCAACCACGAGACGGACAACATGAACCAGATCTACGGCTTCGAGGGGGAGGTGAAGGCCAAGTACACGGCGCAGATGTTCGCCCTCTTCAGCGAGGTCTTCGAGTGGCTGCCGCTGGCCCAGTGCATCAACGGCAAAGTGCTG ATCATGCACGGGGGTCTCTTCAGCGAGGACGGCGTCACCCTCGATGACATCCGGAAGATCGAGAGGAACCGACAGCCCCCAGACTCAG GTCCCATGTGCGACCTCCTCTGGTCCGACCCGCAACCCCAG aacGGCCGCTCCGTCAGCAAGCGCGGGGTCAGCTGCCAGTTCGGACCCGACGTCACCAAGAGCTTCCTGGAGCGCAACCGCCTGGACTACATCATCCGCAGCCACGAGGTGAAGCCCGAGGGCTACGAGGTGGCCCACGACGGCAAGTGCGTCACCGTCTTCTCCGCCCCCAACTACTG CGACCAGATGGGCAATAAGGGCTCCTACATCCACCTGCGAGGCAGCGACCTGCGCCCCGACTTCCACCAGTTCACAGCAGTG cctcaccccAACGTCAAGCCCATGATGTACGCCAAcaccctgctgcagctgggcatgATGTGA
- the LOC142074029 gene encoding leucine-rich repeat and fibronectin type III domain-containing protein 1-like protein, giving the protein MERLVVYLLVISTAVKAMMCPKRCMCQNLSPSFTILCTKTGLLFVPPSIDRRTAELRLMDNFITTLRRKDFANMTNLIHLTLSRNTISQIMPYAFFDLKGLHALHLDSNRLTYINEDHFKGLINLRHLILSNNQLNYISPGSLDDFIETIEDLDLSYNNLVNVPWETIAKLSNVNTVSLDHNLIEFVPEGIFSNLHKLARLDMTSNKLKKIPPDPLFSRIPVYAKSKGSPLSSLVLSFGGNPLHCNCELVWLRRLTREDDLETCASPPELMGKYFWSIKEEEFVCEPPMITHRTPKLTVTEGQSVSLKCKAVGDPDPYVRWISPDGKLVSNTSRTISYENGTLDILVTSLTDKGTFTCIASNAAGESTAPVELLVTPYPNLANSTNCDKDAEPGPSDILISAKSSFPNETKAQQEKVVVVAELTSSSALIQWPSQHHLPGIRMYQIQYNSSADDILVYRMIPAASKSFFLTDLVAGREYDLCVLAVYDDGLTSLTATRVIGCVQFTTQEEYKQCRSLHAQFLGGTMIIIIGGIIVASVLVFIFILLMKYKVYNNHHKNKTTKVNNVCSQTNGSQSGSMARSTSKLSERRESLHQECSGSSIKGKTVVDLDCEKVTPTNTTFLTTDALS; this is encoded by the exons ATGGAAAGGCTGGTTGTCTATCTACTGGTTATTAGCACAGCCGTGAAGGCCATGATGTGTCCCAAAAGATGCATGTGTCAAAACCTGTCTCCATCCTTCACAATTCTCTGTACGAAGACGGGGCTTCTCTTTGTGCCCCCCAGTATTGACAGGAGAACAGCAGAACTAAGGTTAATGGATAACTTTATCACTACTCTTAGGAGAAAAGATTTTGCAAACATGACTAATCTAATTCATTTGACACTTTCGAGGAATACAATAAGTCAAATCATGCCTTATGCATTTTTTGATCTTAAAGGCCTTCACGCCTTACACTTGGATAGTAATAGACTAACTTACATCAATGAAGATCATTTCAAAGGTTTGATTAACCTTCGGCATTTAATACTCAGTAACAATCAATTAAACTATATCTCTCCTGGGTCATTGGATGACTTTATTGAAACGATTGAAGACCTGGATCTGTCCTACAACAATCTCGTTAACGTTCCTTGGGAAACAATTGCCAAACTTTCTAATGTCAATACGGTCAGTTTGGATCACAATCTCATTGAGTTTGTGCCAGAGGGAATCTTCTCAAACCTTCACAAACTTGCCCGTCTAGACATGACCTCCAACAAGTTGAAAAAGATCCCTCCCGATCCTTTGTTTTCCAGAATACCCGTGTACGCCAAGTCTAAAGGATCTCCGCTGTCGTCGCTGGTGCTTAGCTTCGGAGGGAATCCTTTGCACTGCAACTGTGAACTCGTGTGGCTGAGACGTCTCACCAGAGAAGATGATCTAGAAACCTGCGCCTCTCCACCAGAACTGATGGGCAAATACTTTTGGTCTATTAAGGAGGAGGAATTTGTCTGCGAACCCCCGATGATAACGCACCGAACCCCAAAACTAACAGTGACAGAAGGCCAAAGCGTCTCTTTGAAGTGTAAGGCTGTTGGCGATCCAGATCCCTACGTTCGCTGGATCTCGCCCGATGGGAAGCTGGTCTCCAACACGTCTAGGACGATTTCTTACGAGAATGGTACTCTGGATATTTTGGTTACTTCTTTGACTGACAAGGGCACGTTTACCTGCATAGCATCAAATGCTGCGGGAGAGTCGACGGCTCCGGTCGAACTCCTCGTTACCCCGTACCCTAACCTTGCTAACAGCACCAACTGCGACAAAGACGCGGAGCCTGGCCCCTCAGATATTCTCATATCTGCCAAGTCGAGCTTTCCGAACGAAACGAAGGCTCAGCAGGAGAAGGTGGTCGTGGTTGCTGAGCTGACGTCGTCCTCTGCTCTCATCCAGTGGCCTTCTCAGCATCACCTCCCCGGGATTCGCATGTACCAGATTCAGTATAACAGTTCTGCTGACGACATACTAGTGTACAG GATGATTCCAGCTGCTAGTAAATCCTTCTTCTTGACTGATCTGGTTGCAGGACGTGAGTACGACCTCTGTGTTCTTGCTGTTTATGATGATGGATTGACATCTTTGACCGCAACCAGAGTGATCGGATGTGTGCAGTTCACAACCCAGGAAGAATACAAACAGTGCCGATCCCTTCACGCGCAGTTTCTTGGAGGAACCATGATCATCATTATTGGGGGTATCATTGTGGCTTCGGTTCTTGttttcatcttcatcctcctcatGAAATATAAAGTCTACAACAAccaccacaaaaataaaaccactaaaGTTAATAACGTCTGCTCTCAAACCAATGGAAGCCAGAGTGGCTCGATGGCTCGATCCACTTCTAAACTTTCAGAGAGACGGGAAAGTTTGCACCAGGAATGCTCGGGCTCTTCCATCAAAGGAAAAACTGTTGTAGATTTGGATTGTGAAAAAGTGACTCCAACCAACACAACCTTTTTAACAACTGATGCGTTATCTTAA
- the LOC142074017 gene encoding uncharacterized protein LOC142074017 isoform X1: protein MEFSLGSVMELLRLELKVALPQGLPQRAPRHPTKSRSWAKRLLVPAIKQEGIALSASFPKINPQEARWGNGKEETRKKAKEKASPACSYHIWAAFPGKKKKNQVLQVVLQPHCPALNIQENVLPNPPVAPRDLPTSWVETMEKKKKEMAEVEKEEKRRENQEQRRDEEFVGKATPNPSSLVGKREFGRFRRAMKRRRNGEKM from the exons ATGGAGTTCTCCCTCGGCAGTGTCATGGAGCTGCTGAG GCTGGAGCTGAAGGTGGCACTTCCTCAGGGTCTTCCTCAGAGGGCTCCACGACATCCAACCAAGAGCAGAAGTTGGGCGAAGAGGTTACTTGTTCCAGCAATAAAACAG GAAGGCATCGCCCTCTCTGCCTCCTTTCCCAAGATAAATCCCCAGGAAGCAAGATGGggaaatgggaaggaagaaacaaggaagaaagcaaaggaaaaggcaTCTCCTGCCTG CTCCTACCATATCTGGGCAGCTTTTCCaggcaagaagaagaagaaccaAGTCCTCCAGGTGGTCCTCCAACCCCATTGCCCGGCACTGAACATTCAAG AAAATGTGCTACCAAACCCCCCGGTGGCACCTCGGGACCTCCCGACGTCTTGGGTCGAAacgatggagaaaaaaaaaaaagaaatggctgaagtggaaaaggaggaaaaaaggagagaaaaccaaGAGCAACGGAGGGATGAg GAGTTTGTGGGAAAGGCGACTCCCAACCCTTCGTCCCTGGTGGGGAAGAGGGAATTTGGCCGATTTCGAAGGGCAATGAAGAGAAGGAGAAACGgggaaaagatgtaa